The following are encoded in a window of Nitrospira sp. genomic DNA:
- a CDS encoding IS1182 family transposase translates to MKRFISGQDRSQHTLFPESLEDYIAEDNPVRVVDVFVDGLDLAKQGFDGVQPEATGRPSYHPAVLLKLYIYGYLNRIQSSRRLERESQRNVELMWLLTRLQPDFKTIADFRKDQGAAIRRVCREFVLLCRRLNLFSDALVAIDGSKFKAVNNRDKNFTDRKLHARLEQLEASIARYLTELDRADRDPALVPEARVHHLKEKLQTVNTQIQRLNEMGALMRDAPDGQISLTDPDARSMATSGRGTGMVGYNVQIAVDTKHHLIVADEVTNHGHDRQQLAPVAQHAAQATGHARLTVLADRGYFNGEQIRECEQQGIATLVPKPLTSNNNAAGLFDKRDFVYLPERNAYRCPAGEHAIYRMTSLERGLAQHRYWSSACPRCPLKARCTTGDYRRISRWEHESVLEAMQDRLDRTPNAMKLRRQTVEHVFGTLKAWMGATHFLMKTLPKVNTEMSLHVLAYNLKRTMRIFGVKPLMAAMTG, encoded by the coding sequence ATGAAGCGCTTCATTTCAGGGCAAGACCGGTCGCAACACACCCTGTTTCCGGAGTCACTTGAGGACTACATCGCCGAGGACAATCCCGTTCGTGTGGTTGACGTCTTCGTCGACGGGCTCGACTTGGCCAAGCAGGGGTTTGATGGCGTACAACCGGAAGCGACCGGCAGACCGTCCTACCATCCCGCCGTGCTGCTCAAGCTCTATATCTACGGATACCTCAATCGGATTCAGTCCAGCCGGCGCCTGGAACGCGAGTCCCAGCGCAATGTCGAGCTGATGTGGTTGCTCACCCGGTTACAGCCGGACTTTAAGACCATTGCGGACTTCCGGAAAGACCAGGGCGCGGCGATCCGTCGCGTCTGCCGAGAATTCGTCCTGCTGTGCCGGCGGCTCAACCTGTTTTCCGACGCCCTCGTCGCCATTGACGGCAGCAAGTTCAAGGCCGTGAACAATCGCGACAAGAACTTCACCGACCGGAAGCTCCACGCCCGTCTCGAGCAACTCGAAGCCAGTATCGCACGCTACCTCACCGAACTGGATCGAGCCGATCGCGATCCCGCGTTGGTGCCCGAGGCCCGGGTGCATCATCTGAAGGAGAAACTGCAGACCGTCAACACGCAGATCCAGCGCCTGAATGAAATGGGTGCGCTCATGCGTGACGCGCCCGATGGCCAGATTTCACTCACCGACCCGGACGCCCGCTCCATGGCCACGAGTGGTCGCGGCACCGGCATGGTGGGCTACAACGTGCAAATCGCCGTGGACACGAAACACCATCTGATCGTGGCGGACGAGGTGACGAACCACGGACACGACCGGCAGCAGCTCGCGCCTGTGGCCCAACACGCGGCGCAGGCGACCGGCCATGCACGCCTCACGGTGCTGGCCGACCGAGGCTATTTCAATGGCGAGCAAATCCGGGAATGCGAGCAGCAGGGGATCGCCACCTTGGTGCCCAAGCCGCTGACCTCCAACAACAACGCAGCAGGCCTGTTCGACAAGCGCGATTTCGTCTACCTCCCCGAGCGCAACGCCTACCGCTGCCCTGCCGGGGAGCACGCGATCTATCGCATGACGAGCCTTGAACGCGGCCTCGCGCAGCACCGCTACTGGTCCTCGGCCTGTCCGCGCTGCCCGCTGAAAGCGCGCTGCACCACGGGCGACTACCGGCGTATCTCGCGCTGGGAACATGAATCGGTCCTGGAAGCCATGCAGGATCGGCTGGATCGAACGCCGAACGCCATGAAACTACGCCGGCAGACCGTGGAACACGTCTTCGGCACGCTCAAGGCGTGGATGGGGGCGACGCATTTCCTGATGAAGACGTTGCCGAAGGTCAACACAGAGATGAGTTTGCACGTGCTGGCGTACAACCTGAAGCGCACCATGCGAATCTTCGGCGTAAAACCCCTGATGGCGGCCATGACAGGGTAG
- a CDS encoding DUF262 domain-containing protein, with the protein MAKIENHKYSVEEAFRDCFYIVPDYQREYVWQDKEVQQLLDDIDEQIDGRANQEYFIGMVLVSPSSQKNTFEVIDGQQRLTTFFLLLCTLKKLFHGEPQYQTINGLISASYTSNQGETKTSLKLEPRYENAGEVMAKIVEMEDEPQATRNGIEASGIASFGSLENLLNAYSTIYAHLLKKHADKAALKKYWGYLANNVVFIQISTDLGNALKIFETINERGVGLNSMDLLKNLLFTNVEAQEFGRLKSEWKNITKPLERAKQKPLRFLRYFLMASYKIQNDRSDYIVREDEIYDWLTKKENAADCEYEEKPFQFVRTIIESVNHYLAFNKGDGNDGRDNVAMKNLGLLCGPAFSLHFVLLLAASNFPKALFDHLVTQLESFLFYYIFTKTPTKELERNFSVWADELREIGNEKNKKAQREKLNAFINTRFQKSMSAKAADLTDSMKRYSLGSMQKYRTRYLLAKISQHVDMAYKGIKTERSLEDYIELQIEHILPDKPKKAFATEFAQKYSGFDYNLIKNKLGNLTLLEKPINIVIGNDFFEIKKPEYAKCKCYLTSSIAGITKVGKNTSTTRINEKLLSFDNWTPEEIDRRQTMLIGLVKDIWKLSDLDVA; encoded by the coding sequence ATGGCCAAAATTGAAAATCATAAATACAGCGTTGAAGAAGCATTCCGCGACTGTTTTTATATCGTCCCTGATTATCAACGCGAATATGTTTGGCAAGACAAAGAAGTACAGCAACTCCTCGACGACATCGATGAACAGATTGATGGCAGAGCCAACCAGGAATATTTCATTGGCATGGTGCTTGTGTCGCCGTCGTCACAGAAAAACACATTTGAAGTGATCGATGGCCAGCAAAGGCTGACAACATTTTTCCTTCTCCTCTGCACTCTGAAGAAACTATTTCACGGAGAACCTCAATATCAGACGATCAATGGCCTGATATCCGCCAGCTACACATCGAATCAAGGCGAGACAAAGACAAGCCTGAAATTAGAGCCGCGCTATGAAAACGCCGGCGAAGTAATGGCGAAAATCGTGGAGATGGAAGATGAACCTCAAGCGACCCGCAATGGCATTGAGGCCTCCGGAATCGCCAGTTTCGGTTCTTTGGAGAATCTTCTGAACGCCTACAGCACGATTTACGCCCATTTGCTCAAGAAACACGCGGATAAGGCCGCATTGAAGAAATACTGGGGCTATTTGGCCAACAACGTTGTCTTCATCCAGATCTCAACCGACCTCGGCAATGCCTTAAAGATATTTGAAACGATCAACGAGCGGGGTGTTGGTCTGAATTCTATGGACCTGCTGAAAAACCTGCTATTCACGAATGTTGAAGCACAGGAATTTGGTCGATTGAAAAGCGAATGGAAAAACATTACCAAGCCGCTCGAACGAGCAAAGCAAAAGCCTTTACGATTTCTGCGCTACTTTCTGATGGCAAGCTACAAAATTCAGAATGACCGCAGCGATTATATTGTACGGGAAGATGAAATTTATGATTGGCTTACGAAGAAGGAGAATGCCGCTGACTGCGAATATGAAGAGAAACCTTTCCAGTTTGTGAGAACAATCATCGAGAGCGTCAATCACTACCTGGCCTTTAACAAAGGCGATGGTAATGACGGCAGAGATAATGTCGCAATGAAGAACCTTGGGCTTCTTTGCGGCCCGGCCTTTAGTTTACACTTTGTCCTCCTACTGGCAGCCAGCAATTTTCCCAAGGCATTGTTCGACCATCTGGTTACACAACTCGAGAGTTTCCTTTTCTACTATATCTTTACCAAAACGCCCACAAAGGAACTCGAGCGCAATTTCTCAGTATGGGCAGACGAGCTGCGAGAAATTGGGAACGAGAAGAACAAGAAAGCCCAAAGAGAAAAATTGAATGCCTTCATTAACACACGTTTCCAAAAGAGCATGTCAGCCAAGGCTGCTGACCTCACAGACAGTATGAAGCGATATTCACTGGGCTCGATGCAGAAATATCGGACACGCTACCTGTTGGCCAAAATAAGCCAGCACGTCGACATGGCCTATAAAGGCATCAAGACGGAACGATCATTGGAGGATTATATAGAGCTTCAGATCGAACATATTTTGCCAGACAAGCCGAAAAAGGCATTTGCTACGGAGTTTGCCCAAAAGTACTCGGGCTTTGACTACAATCTGATTAAGAACAAACTAGGCAATCTTACGCTGCTGGAAAAACCCATTAATATCGTCATAGGTAACGATTTCTTCGAGATTAAAAAACCGGAATACGCGAAATGTAAGTGCTACCTAACCAGCAGTATTGCCGGTATCACCAAGGTTGGGAAAAACACCTCGACAACACGGATAAACGAAAAACTCCTGTCGTTTGATAACTGGACGCCTGAGGAAATTGACAGGCGGCAAACTATGCTGATCGGCTTGGTGAAAGATATCTGGAAGCTTTCAGATCTTGACGTTGCATAA
- a CDS encoding Fic family protein: protein MSDPYVYPGTDVLNNKRNIREADKLERFERIMSMKRMQEPLPDIPMTYEGYKAIHKHIFQDVYHWAGESRTVSMAKGGTFFGPPDHVDTEMKKRFEMIQKENKLKGLRRAEFAKRAAEHIGEINAIHPFREGNGRAQRQFLKILARQAGHKLDLQRIAPETWHQASVQGFQGKHDDMEKLIRSAIIEPARVRSRDEGRER, encoded by the coding sequence ATGAGCGATCCTTACGTCTATCCCGGCACCGATGTTCTCAACAACAAGAGGAATATCCGCGAAGCCGACAAGCTTGAGCGCTTCGAGCGCATCATGAGTATGAAGCGCATGCAGGAGCCTCTGCCTGATATACCGATGACGTATGAAGGCTACAAAGCGATCCACAAGCATATTTTTCAGGATGTTTATCACTGGGCGGGAGAATCGCGCACCGTCTCAATGGCCAAGGGAGGCACGTTTTTCGGACCGCCCGACCACGTGGACACGGAAATGAAGAAGCGGTTTGAGATGATCCAGAAGGAAAACAAGCTGAAAGGTTTACGCCGCGCCGAATTCGCCAAACGCGCCGCCGAACATATCGGCGAGATCAACGCCATCCACCCGTTCCGCGAAGGCAACGGCCGGGCGCAACGCCAGTTCCTCAAAATCCTTGCGCGACAGGCTGGCCACAAACTAGACCTGCAACGCATCGCACCGGAAACCTGGCACCAGGCCTCCGTGCAGGGTTTTCAAGGCAAACACGACGACATGGAAAAGCTCATACGCAGCGCCATCATTGAACCCGCGCGCGTCAGATCCCGCGACGAAGGCCGGGAACGGTAA
- a CDS encoding DUF3800 domain-containing protein — MHGLTKADAEYVFYHDETNNIKKLRLGVQGFNVTEPGVFVLGGVVHDGAPRSFDPESLRNAMHIQRSAGELKLKHVAKGEFLDLLTSDKLTTFLQWISDNDLFVHYHALDPLFWSLVDIMDSILYRLGEPRLMELHIRLKADLTALLRANLPETTSLFYRYNYPDLAPENRKPFLNELISMLEQSDDVLPEFNSMMLKGMLQAGRDLPSLDFIEGCTPHLLIESFTIFYLKRIALFKHSTHILDMEDSIRDDLQSMKLVSGGQPVKNYRFADSKSEPGIQVSDIVVGLIGKMYSYFAGTTRDEVSAARASLIGTSLKNAELLRDIIDASHEANIAFLDHVTSANEIGKMNVFLRSRGSAYE, encoded by the coding sequence ATGCATGGCCTTACCAAGGCTGATGCAGAATATGTCTTTTATCATGACGAAACGAACAACATTAAAAAGCTGCGCCTTGGTGTGCAGGGGTTCAATGTTACGGAGCCTGGTGTATTTGTGCTGGGCGGCGTTGTGCATGACGGTGCGCCTCGGAGTTTTGACCCAGAGTCATTGCGCAATGCGATGCACATTCAAAGGAGCGCGGGCGAACTCAAGCTCAAGCATGTTGCCAAGGGCGAATTTCTCGATCTGTTGACGTCAGACAAATTGACCACCTTTCTACAGTGGATTTCCGATAACGACCTGTTTGTCCACTATCATGCGCTCGACCCGCTCTTCTGGTCGCTCGTCGATATTATGGACTCGATACTTTACAGGCTCGGCGAACCGCGCCTAATGGAGCTTCATATTCGGCTAAAGGCGGACCTGACCGCACTCCTTCGAGCCAACCTGCCCGAAACGACCAGTCTGTTTTACCGCTATAACTATCCAGACCTGGCTCCGGAGAACCGCAAGCCCTTTCTGAACGAACTCATCTCAATGCTGGAGCAGAGCGATGATGTGCTGCCGGAATTTAATTCGATGATGCTCAAGGGCATGTTGCAGGCGGGACGCGATCTTCCTAGCCTCGACTTCATTGAAGGGTGCACACCTCACCTTTTAATAGAGAGCTTCACCATCTTCTATCTGAAACGGATTGCGCTGTTCAAACATTCAACCCACATCCTTGATATGGAAGATTCCATTCGCGATGATTTGCAATCTATGAAGCTGGTATCAGGCGGGCAGCCAGTAAAGAATTACCGGTTTGCCGATTCCAAATCCGAGCCGGGCATACAGGTATCAGACATCGTGGTGGGACTAATCGGCAAAATGTACAGCTACTTCGCAGGAACCACGCGCGATGAGGTTTCTGCCGCGCGTGCATCTTTGATTGGCACCAGCCTGAAGAACGCGGAACTGCTACGCGACATCATCGACGCCTCACATGAGGCCAATATTGCGTTCCTAGATCACGTTACCAGCGCCAATGAAATTGGCAAGATGAACGTATTTCTTCGGTCTCGCGGAAGCGCGTATGAATGA
- a CDS encoding SAM-dependent DNA methyltransferase, whose protein sequence is MPRTIVSLETMRRQLQADLDSHKTQTERNRLGQFATPSPLAEEILRYAQTILPPHEKVRFLDPAIGTGAFYSALLNVFPRKRIQQALGFEVDPHYGKPATHLWKNTGLSIKLSDFTKAEPSPRFNLIICNPPYVRHHHLENGNKTRLQMRTQQASGIKISGLAGLYCHFLGLSHAWMDVGAIAGWLIPSEFMDVNYGLAVKRYLLEGVTLLHIHRFDPNDIQFADALVSSAVVWFRNTAPPKNHAVQFTFGGTLLAPKLSRTISAQALAHEPKWTRFPAADIRTETGIPTISDFFQIKRGLATGNNEFFILTEEEIKARNLPMELFTPILPSPRYLPENEIKADRYGNPKIDRPRFLLDTKLPEDQIKRRFPALHRYLEDGKARGLHHRYLCQHRSLWYAQENRPPAPIVCTYLGRSDTKDGKPFRFLLNTSRATVANVYLAMYPTPVLARAMAHDKNLIRRVWHLLNQITPNRLLAEGRVYGGGLHKLEPKELANVPVSEIAAILPDHARPLKQTDLLAHAV, encoded by the coding sequence ATGCCACGCACTATCGTCAGTCTCGAAACCATGCGCCGCCAGCTACAGGCCGACCTCGATAGCCACAAGACACAAACCGAGCGCAACCGCCTCGGTCAGTTTGCGACCCCATCACCGCTTGCCGAGGAAATTCTCAGATACGCTCAAACGATCCTCCCCCCGCACGAGAAAGTCCGATTTCTCGATCCGGCAATCGGAACCGGAGCCTTCTATTCCGCTCTCCTCAACGTCTTTCCCAGAAAACGCATTCAACAGGCTCTTGGTTTCGAGGTTGACCCTCACTACGGAAAGCCAGCCACACACCTCTGGAAGAACACCGGACTTTCCATCAAGCTTTCCGACTTCACTAAGGCAGAGCCTTCACCACGCTTCAATCTCATCATCTGCAATCCGCCGTATGTGCGCCACCACCACCTTGAGAACGGCAACAAAACCCGCCTCCAAATGCGAACCCAACAGGCCAGCGGCATAAAAATCAGCGGCCTTGCCGGTCTTTACTGCCACTTTCTTGGCCTATCTCACGCATGGATGGACGTGGGAGCTATTGCTGGTTGGCTCATCCCGAGCGAATTCATGGACGTCAATTACGGCCTAGCCGTCAAGCGCTACCTTCTCGAAGGGGTAACACTTCTCCACATTCACCGCTTCGACCCGAACGACATACAATTCGCGGACGCTCTTGTTTCTTCTGCCGTGGTTTGGTTCCGCAATACTGCGCCCCCAAAAAACCACGCAGTACAATTTACGTTCGGCGGCACACTTCTGGCCCCCAAGCTATCCCGCACCATATCCGCTCAAGCACTCGCGCATGAGCCGAAATGGACGCGGTTTCCTGCCGCAGACATCCGAACCGAAACAGGAATCCCGACCATCTCAGACTTTTTCCAGATCAAACGCGGTTTGGCGACCGGCAACAACGAGTTTTTCATTCTCACGGAAGAAGAAATCAAAGCCCGCAACCTTCCGATGGAGCTATTCACCCCGATCCTGCCAAGCCCGCGTTACCTCCCTGAAAACGAGATCAAGGCAGACCGGTACGGCAACCCCAAAATCGACCGCCCCCGCTTTCTTCTCGATACCAAACTTCCCGAAGATCAAATCAAACGCCGCTTCCCAGCCCTGCACCGCTACCTTGAGGATGGGAAGGCCCGTGGCCTTCATCACCGCTATCTATGCCAACATCGCTCACTTTGGTACGCGCAAGAGAACCGCCCGCCTGCGCCCATCGTCTGCACTTACCTTGGACGTTCCGATACCAAAGACGGAAAGCCGTTTCGGTTTCTCTTGAACACATCACGCGCCACCGTTGCCAATGTCTATCTGGCCATGTACCCAACTCCTGTTCTTGCCCGCGCAATGGCCCATGACAAGAACCTGATACGCCGCGTCTGGCACCTTCTCAACCAGATCACTCCAAACCGCCTCTTGGCAGAAGGCAGGGTTTACGGCGGGGGCCTTCATAAACTCGAACCCAAGGAACTTGCCAACGTCCCTGTCTCCGAAATCGCCGCGATCCTTCCAGATCACGCCCGCCCCCTCAAACAGACCGACTTACTCGCTCACGCCGTTTAA
- a CDS encoding XamI family restriction endonuclease, with translation MPVNSDKTLQWKNDIAQSVDMYNDWFMKFAPQAFRTTRIQTTKDVEAALASTGNLLSIQPSVIRQHPEILPTLRMSTCPPIAVDRLIGLAGVSPNLVKYMELEKKLPMRMSVTEADQQLAKISAIIQKMADPDIFVWLGRKDLPTETEIHRAATIVADRLCGAVANPIIRNAQEKRQLAAIKAWLEQRGYSQLPQGDGTTYDTMTPGTFSFRMNVPVTLEGGTQTVNIPIDAVIMPKSAQAGDFPVFFEAKSAGDFTNTNKRRKEEAVKMSQLRSTYGTKVKFNLFLCGYFDSGYLGYEAAEGIDWVWEHRIDDLMHFGI, from the coding sequence ATGCCCGTTAACTCCGACAAAACCCTTCAATGGAAAAATGACATCGCTCAGTCCGTTGACATGTACAATGACTGGTTCATGAAATTTGCGCCTCAGGCTTTTCGCACCACGCGCATCCAGACCACAAAGGACGTAGAAGCTGCGCTTGCCTCAACCGGCAACCTTCTCTCGATCCAGCCATCCGTAATCCGGCAGCATCCTGAAATTCTGCCCACGCTGCGCATGTCGACCTGCCCGCCCATTGCCGTCGACAGGCTTATCGGCTTGGCCGGAGTGTCCCCGAATCTGGTCAAGTACATGGAACTTGAGAAAAAGCTCCCTATGCGAATGAGCGTTACCGAAGCCGATCAACAACTCGCCAAAATCTCAGCCATCATTCAAAAAATGGCCGATCCTGATATTTTCGTTTGGCTTGGACGGAAAGACCTGCCGACAGAAACAGAAATTCACCGCGCAGCCACCATCGTGGCAGACCGCCTTTGCGGGGCAGTTGCCAATCCCATCATCCGCAATGCACAGGAAAAGCGCCAACTGGCCGCTATCAAGGCTTGGCTCGAACAACGCGGCTACAGCCAGCTCCCTCAAGGAGATGGAACCACGTATGACACCATGACCCCGGGAACATTCAGCTTCCGCATGAATGTTCCGGTCACACTCGAAGGCGGCACTCAAACCGTCAACATTCCCATCGACGCCGTCATTATGCCGAAGTCAGCACAGGCCGGAGACTTCCCGGTTTTCTTCGAGGCAAAATCCGCTGGTGATTTCACCAACACCAACAAGCGCCGCAAAGAAGAAGCTGTCAAAATGTCACAGCTTCGCAGCACCTACGGCACCAAGGTCAAATTCAACCTCTTTCTCTGCGGATACTTCGACTCAGGCTACCTTGGCTATGAAGCCGCCGAAGGCATCGACTGGGTATGGGAACACCGCATCGACGACTTGATGCATTTTGGAATATGA
- a CDS encoding toll/interleukin-1 receptor domain-containing protein translates to MKPRPAIFISHANPEDNDFAIWLGSHLSGAGYEVWADVLKLRGGEDWARKLEKALRERAFKMLLVGTPWGVEKDGVRNEIQIATEVAKKIEDGEFVIPLRLQQFDSPFQIVRAQYIDFMNGWGRGLSELFKTLESYSVPRTPSANSDSLENWRGAFLVKAKAVRDQPEELISNWLAITELPNAIAYFEFLGAGAEERAAALKASSRWPVALHGHGFFSCAKETDFQSEHGCALPISREKEWWFPHFLENGDEMRSIGRREAQNIVTQLIKSALENKLRESKLSRYGFSTGVSGWWVHSGLIPEDKVAFKWNDGPSGRRQLVGDASVGVSKYKWHFGISAKIWIGETPHVKLIPRIILSEDGSTALDDAKRMNRLRRSVTKSWRNPRWRDMLLALLFWLAKGERCIWLETGSESGLSLEVPPMSMTSGVSIFEGEGETTGTEEVEVESDDPAFVEEYEDYEEESPSEGEGDTVIEDKIDPGATGSLSP, encoded by the coding sequence ATGAAACCCAGACCGGCCATTTTTATCAGCCACGCGAATCCCGAGGATAATGACTTCGCGATTTGGCTCGGTTCACACCTGAGCGGCGCAGGATACGAGGTTTGGGCAGATGTCCTGAAACTCCGCGGTGGAGAGGATTGGGCGCGAAAGCTTGAGAAGGCATTGCGAGAGAGAGCTTTCAAGATGCTTCTAGTCGGGACACCGTGGGGTGTTGAGAAAGACGGGGTGCGGAATGAAATCCAGATTGCTACAGAGGTGGCAAAGAAAATAGAAGACGGAGAGTTTGTTATCCCGCTGCGGCTGCAACAATTCGACTCTCCTTTCCAGATTGTACGGGCTCAATACATTGATTTCATGAATGGTTGGGGGCGGGGGCTGAGTGAACTGTTTAAGACCTTGGAGTCTTATAGCGTTCCGCGGACGCCTTCAGCGAATAGTGATAGTCTTGAGAATTGGCGGGGCGCCTTCCTTGTGAAAGCAAAGGCGGTTCGGGACCAGCCCGAGGAGCTGATTTCCAATTGGCTGGCGATTACGGAATTGCCGAACGCGATTGCATATTTTGAGTTTCTGGGCGCGGGGGCGGAGGAGCGAGCCGCAGCTTTGAAGGCAAGTTCGCGGTGGCCTGTCGCACTGCATGGGCATGGTTTTTTCTCCTGCGCGAAAGAGACAGATTTTCAGTCAGAGCACGGATGCGCGTTGCCAATCTCGCGCGAGAAAGAGTGGTGGTTCCCGCACTTCCTTGAGAATGGGGATGAGATGCGGTCCATAGGCAGGAGAGAAGCACAGAACATTGTGACTCAACTGATAAAAAGCGCGCTGGAAAACAAATTACGGGAGAGCAAATTGTCTCGGTACGGCTTTTCCACAGGGGTTTCTGGGTGGTGGGTGCATTCAGGATTAATTCCAGAGGACAAGGTAGCCTTTAAATGGAACGATGGGCCGAGTGGCAGAAGACAGCTCGTAGGGGATGCAAGTGTTGGGGTATCGAAGTACAAATGGCATTTTGGTATCTCAGCGAAGATATGGATTGGCGAGACCCCCCACGTAAAGCTGATTCCCCGAATAATACTGTCCGAGGATGGCAGCACAGCGCTTGACGATGCTAAACGGATGAATCGTCTGCGGCGATCCGTGACAAAATCGTGGCGGAATCCTCGATGGAGGGACATGTTATTAGCACTCTTGTTCTGGCTGGCGAAGGGAGAACGCTGCATCTGGCTGGAGACCGGATCCGAATCAGGATTGTCGTTGGAAGTGCCACCCATGTCGATGACTTCCGGCGTGTCCATCTTCGAGGGAGAGGGAGAGACAACAGGAACAGAAGAGGTGGAAGTCGAGAGTGATGACCCTGCCTTTGTGGAAGAGTACGAGGACTATGAGGAAGAGAGCCCTTCCGAAGGGGAGGGGGATACTGTGATTGAGGACAAAATCGATCCGGGAGCGACCGGGAGTTTGAGTCCATGA